The DNA segment TTTATAGGTCAATTGGTTAGAATTACGGAGTTGGTGTATTAATTCAGCATCTTTGTCTACGATGTTAATCATACTTTTCATAAGTTCGTAAGTGCCTTCAACCCTATCTTTATAGGGTTTTAGCATATGGGTCTCTACCATCATACCTAGTGTGTTGAAAAGAGTTGCATATCCAGTGGAATAACGAGGTGAGTCTTTAAATTGTGAAAAGCCACTTTCTGGTGTCCGGTTAAAAACATTTACATAAGGCGTGATGTCCCACTTTTTCTGTTGAAGAGAATCCTCTAGTTGAGGCATTAATGCATTTTGTGTGTAGGTGCCTAATTCACCGCCTAATTTATTATGTTGAGTAAACAAATGAGTAAGGGTGTATTGGTAGTCGGCGCCATTACTCACGTGATTGTCTATAAAAACATCTGGTTTTACAGTACGAAATAGATTGATAAAAGCTTTCGCATTTTTGGTGTCTGCCTTTATAAAGTCGCGATTAAGGTCGTAATTACGGGCATTTCCACGAAAGCCATATTCCTTAGGACCATTTTGGTTAGTACGGCTGTCGCTATTTCGGTTTAAAGCGCCTCCAATATTATATACGGGTATTGCTGAAATAATAACGTTTTTTGGAGCCTCTATTTTTCCTTCTGCCAAATCACGGAGCATCAACATTGTGGCGTCAATGCCATCGGGTTCACCCGGATGAATACCATTATTGATAAGAATAACAACTTTATCTTTTTGATTTTTAAATTCAGACTCAAAGCTGCGGTTAGGATTAAAGGTTACTAATGTTAAAGGCTCACCAGAGTCAGTTTGCTGCATGGTATACATGGCGATGGAAGTATAGTTATCTGCCAGAGTTTGGTAAAATTCCATTACTTGGGTATAGGTACTTGTTTCTGTGCCGTTAGATGTTTCAAAAACGGTAGTTGACTCTTTGTCTTTTTTAGTGTTATTTGTATTGCATGAATTCAATGCAATAAATAGAAAACAAATAGATATATACTTTTTCATTTTTGAGTATTCTTTTCAACAAATATAGCATGTCCTAGCATTTTTTTCTTTTAGTTTTTTAACATATTAATTGTGATTAAAAGCTTTTTAATTTAAATCACTTTACTATATTTGTTAGAAGAATATTAAACTTTAAACTTTTTATTATGAAAAAAATTACTTTATTGGTTGCTGCTTTAGCGGTAACAGCATTTA comes from the Marixanthomonas ophiurae genome and includes:
- a CDS encoding M14 family metallopeptidase, translating into MKKYISICFLFIALNSCNTNNTKKDKESTTVFETSNGTETSTYTQVMEFYQTLADNYTSIAMYTMQQTDSGEPLTLVTFNPNRSFESEFKNQKDKVVILINNGIHPGEPDGIDATMLMLRDLAEGKIEAPKNVIISAIPVYNIGGALNRNSDSRTNQNGPKEYGFRGNARNYDLNRDFIKADTKNAKAFINLFRTVKPDVFIDNHVSNGADYQYTLTHLFTQHNKLGGELGTYTQNALMPQLEDSLQQKKWDITPYVNVFNRTPESGFSQFKDSPRYSTGYATLFNTLGMMVETHMLKPYKDRVEGTYELMKSMINIVDKDAELIHQLRNSNQLTYKAGVTYPVQWKIDSSKTSTRQFKGYEDQMIDSKITGSKRLKYDQNKPYTKEITYYDYFKPKASVTIPKSYIIPQGYWNVIDLLKQNKIELEKVKKDTVITAEVYKIESYETVKKPYEGHYLHYNTEVSTKTEAIKVKKGDYIAKTNQEGVRYLVETLEPTATDSFFNWNFFDAILQQKEGFSPYVWEDKAEVFLNENPAVKKEFEAKKENDPNFANNWYAQLDWIHKQSPNYETSHLRYPIVRVGG